A region of Mesorhizobium sp. M3A.F.Ca.ET.080.04.2.1 DNA encodes the following proteins:
- a CDS encoding L,D-transpeptidase, whose protein sequence is MKKSVLMAAVLTTLLGASTASRAASLVANIDVSSQTMTVSKYGQVLYRWSVSTARRGYFTPRGSYRPQWTARMWYSRKYEMSPMPYSVFFRGGYAIHGTGAVKHLGRPASHGCVRLHTANAATFYSMVKEVGYGNTRIVVTD, encoded by the coding sequence ATGAAAAAGTCGGTTCTCATGGCGGCGGTTCTGACAACCTTGCTCGGCGCGTCCACCGCAAGCCGGGCGGCCTCGCTGGTCGCCAACATCGACGTGTCGTCGCAGACGATGACCGTCAGCAAATATGGCCAGGTGCTTTACCGCTGGAGCGTATCGACGGCACGCAGGGGCTACTTCACCCCGCGCGGCAGCTATCGGCCGCAGTGGACGGCCCGGATGTGGTACTCGCGCAAATACGAGATGTCGCCGATGCCCTATTCGGTGTTCTTCCGCGGCGGCTACGCTATCCATGGCACCGGTGCAGTGAAGCATCTCGGGCGTCCGGCCTCGCACGGTTGCGTGCGGCTGCACACGGCCAATGCCGCGACCTTCTACTCGATGGTGAAGGAAGTCGGCTACGGCAACACACGGATCGTCGTCACCGACTGA
- a CDS encoding lipid A biosynthesis lauroyl acyltransferase, protein MVSKVLKKARRDFMFRYGRRLRQMEHWLIARAAMTMISLLRLLPPDRALNFADRVARRIGPLVGRHRVAVNNLRLAYPQKSDAEIEAIASDMWGNMARLAAEYIFLDALFDFDPNAAEPGRVEVRGVEHFARIAGEKKPHILFTGHLGNFELLPVAAATFGMNITALFRPPNNPYLADYIHSTRRSTMGGLLPSSTGASFALAAILENGGNIGVLVDQKFTNGVETTFFGRRCQSNPVLGMLARHYDCDVYPARCVRLPGNRFRLEIEDKLTLPRNKSGSVDVHAATQLLADVVERWVREDPGQWMWFHKRWEMSGRSRSRRGGETATQ, encoded by the coding sequence ATGGTAAGCAAGGTGCTCAAGAAAGCCCGCCGGGACTTCATGTTCCGTTACGGCCGGCGGCTGCGCCAGATGGAGCACTGGCTGATCGCGCGCGCGGCGATGACGATGATCTCGCTGCTGCGCCTGCTGCCCCCCGACCGGGCGCTCAACTTCGCCGACCGCGTCGCCCGCCGCATCGGCCCGCTGGTCGGCCGGCATCGGGTGGCGGTCAACAATCTGCGCCTGGCCTACCCGCAAAAGAGCGATGCCGAGATCGAGGCCATCGCCTCGGACATGTGGGGCAATATGGCCCGCCTTGCCGCCGAATACATCTTCCTCGACGCCCTGTTCGATTTTGATCCGAATGCCGCGGAGCCCGGCCGCGTCGAGGTCCGCGGCGTCGAGCATTTCGCCCGGATCGCCGGCGAGAAGAAGCCGCATATCCTGTTCACCGGCCATCTCGGCAATTTCGAGCTGCTGCCGGTGGCCGCCGCCACCTTCGGCATGAACATCACCGCGCTGTTTCGCCCGCCCAACAATCCCTATCTCGCCGACTACATCCATTCGACCCGCCGCTCGACCATGGGGGGTCTGCTTCCCTCCTCGACCGGCGCGTCATTTGCCCTCGCCGCCATTCTCGAGAACGGCGGCAACATCGGCGTGCTGGTCGATCAGAAATTCACCAATGGCGTCGAGACGACCTTTTTCGGCCGCCGCTGCCAGAGCAATCCCGTGCTGGGCATGCTTGCGCGCCACTATGATTGCGACGTCTACCCGGCGCGCTGCGTCAGGCTGCCGGGCAACCGGTTTCGCCTGGAGATCGAAGACAAGCTGACCTTGCCACGCAACAAAAGCGGCAGCGTCGACGTTCACGCCGCCACCCAGCTCCTCGCCGACGTTGTCGAGCGTTGGGTGCGCGAGGATCCAGGCCAGTGGATGTGGTTCCACAAACGCTGGGAGATGAGCGGACGCAGCCGCAGCCGGCGCGGTGGAGAGACAGCCACCCAATAA
- a CDS encoding zinc-binding dehydrogenase translates to MRALQLIEDRRLETVDLPPPPPPSLGEVTLRIRAVALNHIDVWGWRGMAFAKRKLPLVVGAEASGEVEAVGPGVANLLPGQLVSIYGARTCGLCRACREGRDNLCEHVSGVHGFHLDGFAQEKINLPARLLVPAPPGVSEIGAAVAPVTFGTVEHMLFDNAKLEPGETILVHAGGSGIGTAAIQLAKKMGCIVITTVGSNDKIDKAKALGADHIINYREDRFEGVVRKLTRKKGVDVVFEHVGADTFAGSMLCLKRGGRLVTCGSTSGVSTQVNLMQLFQQQLKLLGSFGCRMENMADAMQKMAAGLVSPVIDTEVGFDDIDAALKRMEGRDVFGKIILRVS, encoded by the coding sequence ATGCGCGCATTGCAACTTATAGAGGACCGCCGCCTTGAAACGGTGGACCTTCCGCCTCCCCCGCCGCCTTCGCTCGGCGAGGTCACGCTTCGCATCAGGGCGGTGGCGCTGAACCATATCGACGTCTGGGGCTGGCGCGGCATGGCGTTCGCCAAACGCAAGCTGCCGCTGGTGGTCGGTGCCGAAGCGTCGGGCGAGGTCGAGGCGGTCGGGCCCGGTGTTGCCAATCTGCTGCCTGGACAATTGGTGTCGATCTATGGCGCGCGCACTTGCGGGCTTTGCCGGGCCTGCCGCGAAGGCCGCGACAATCTCTGCGAGCATGTGTCCGGCGTGCACGGCTTCCACCTCGACGGCTTCGCGCAGGAAAAGATCAACCTGCCGGCGCGCTTGCTGGTGCCTGCCCCGCCCGGCGTCTCCGAGATCGGCGCCGCCGTCGCGCCCGTCACCTTCGGCACGGTCGAGCACATGCTGTTCGACAATGCGAAACTCGAGCCCGGCGAAACGATCCTCGTCCACGCCGGCGGCTCCGGCATCGGCACCGCCGCGATCCAGCTCGCCAAGAAAATGGGTTGCATCGTCATCACGACGGTCGGCTCGAACGACAAGATCGACAAGGCGAAGGCGCTCGGCGCCGATCATATCATCAACTACCGCGAGGATCGTTTCGAAGGCGTGGTGCGCAAGCTGACCAGGAAAAAGGGCGTCGACGTCGTCTTCGAACACGTCGGCGCCGACACCTTTGCCGGCTCGATGCTGTGCTTGAAGCGCGGCGGTCGTCTCGTCACCTGCGGCTCGACCTCGGGCGTGTCGACACAGGTCAACCTGATGCAGCTCTTCCAGCAGCAGTTGAAACTGCTCGGCTCCTTCGGCTGCCGCATGGAGAACATGGCCGACGCCATGCAGAAGATGGCGGCCGGCCTGGTCTCCCCCGTCATCGACACCGAAGTCGGCTTCGACGACATCGACGCCGCGCTGAAGCGCATGGAAGGCCGTGACGTCTTCGGCAAGATCATCCTGCGCGTTTCCTAA